The Parcubacteria group bacterium genome has a window encoding:
- a CDS encoding DUF456 domain-containing protein: protein MSISAILLFIMVVVFFIVGLLGIFLPVIPSLPVVWCGIFFYGVLTNFSEVTITVVVITGALMIIGTVCDLFVGSFGAKKYGASWAGICGSFFGGMIGAIIFNIGGFIIGTFVGAFVGEFIFYKKTHAALKAGAGTIVGFLFGIAIKIFIAFVMFGIFIFALF from the coding sequence ATGTCAATATCTGCGATTTTGCTGTTTATTATGGTCGTTGTGTTTTTTATTGTGGGTCTTTTGGGTATTTTTCTTCCGGTTATTCCAAGTTTGCCTGTGGTGTGGTGTGGTATTTTTTTCTATGGTGTTTTGACGAATTTTTCTGAGGTGACGATCACGGTCGTAGTTATTACGGGTGCGCTTATGATCATTGGAACCGTATGTGATCTTTTTGTCGGTTCATTTGGTGCAAAAAAATATGGAGCGAGTTGGGCAGGAATCTGTGGTTCATTTTTTGGTGGCATGATTGGTGCGATTATTTTTAATATTGGTGGATTTATTATTGGAACTTTCGTTGGTGCATTTGTCGGTGAATTTATTTTTTATAAAAAGACGCATGCGGCATTGAAAGCAGGTGCGGGAACGATCGTGGGATTTCTCTTTGGCATTGCGATAAAAATATTTATTGCGTTCGTCATGTTCGGTATTTTTATTTTTGCCCTTTTCTAA
- the prmC gene encoding peptide chain release factor N(5)-glutamine methyltransferase yields the protein MLQTIEDIIHDWQEILDRIDIELIIAFVLKKDRNFVLAHNTDIITPHVQQEIIVALKKRAQHTPLAYITGEKEFYNRSFFVTPDTLIPRPETELIIDVIKQLHSTNFSDTAIIDIGTGSGIIAITLAKELLPSQKHLDMIATDISPKTLTVAKRNATRHSVDDCIRFYVSDLLHNNCLRDLLSASHYTQIIIIANLPYVDIEEKSTLMTKKESFALQYEPSIALWADDGGLAYYKKLTRQILSLKKNNPQKTFLLFYEIDPKQKDVLTEFMHKNNCTKKDMTFFCDLTGKTRLFSARI from the coding sequence ATGCTACAAACAATAGAAGACATCATCCATGATTGGCAAGAAATACTTGATCGCATTGACATTGAATTGATTATTGCCTTTGTTTTAAAGAAAGATCGCAATTTTGTCCTTGCACACAATACCGACATCATTACTCCGCACGTACAACAAGAAATCATTGTCGCCCTAAAAAAAAGAGCCCAACATACTCCCCTTGCCTATATCACCGGAGAAAAAGAGTTTTACAACCGCTCTTTTTTTGTAACACCTGACACGCTCATACCTCGCCCGGAGACAGAGCTCATCATTGATGTGATCAAGCAACTACATTCCACAAATTTCTCAGATACCGCAATTATTGATATTGGAACTGGTAGTGGCATAATCGCGATCACACTCGCCAAAGAATTATTGCCCTCACAGAAGCACCTGGATATGATCGCAACCGATATATCGCCAAAAACGCTCACAGTTGCAAAAAGAAATGCCACACGTCATTCAGTTGATGATTGCATCCGCTTTTACGTGTCTGACCTTCTTCATAATAATTGTTTGCGTGACTTGCTATCCGCATCACATTATACACAAATAATCATCATCGCAAATCTTCCCTATGTAGACATAGAAGAAAAATCTACCCTCATGACAAAAAAAGAATCTTTTGCACTGCAGTACGAACCGTCAATTGCCTTATGGGCAGATGATGGTGGACTAGCCTATTACAAAAAACTTACAAGACAGATCCTATCTCTAAAAAAGAATAATCCCCAAAAGACATTCTTACTTTTTTATGAAATCGACCCTAAGCAAAAAGATGTCCTCACAGAGTTTATGCACAAAAACAACTGCACAAAAAAAGACATGACGTTTTTTTGCGATCTGACTGGAAAGACTCGCCTATTTTCTGCTCGCATATAG
- a CDS encoding DUF4012 domain-containing protein, translated as MMQKKLVKNVIFFVLVAVIIAMIILFFSLKNNPQKLVNIAYTTSKILPLGDRYNTAVALAHYILQNDDQERTFLILLQNNMELRPGGGYIGSFAIVTVKNGAVVKSAVHDTANFDGRIPDALEPPYPMKETMHIPSWKLRDSNWMPDFPTNARVAENFYTLGGGTEKFDGVIAVNATILDMILDVTGPITLDDYPHTFKSGDAIMTLEYQVEKGYKEQDIEKGDRKVIMDALMKEIVRRVADVSVQEKIGLVNMFVQSFDNKDIQVYLDDEKMAQMISAVNWQGSVDATWDKDYLMVVDANLASYKTDHVVKRSVDYDIDLSGTIPQAVLTVHYENTATQKDWKTYDYQTYLRIYTPEDTWFTEVPQCVLPPQYGSKYGKRYVGCLVQVPLGTEKDVVVRYNLPIDMKNKYPYDLKIQKQSGVHDVPVAVHVHNPGSTVADEYSFVMDMDTTLSELKK; from the coding sequence ATGATGCAAAAAAAATTAGTGAAAAATGTGATATTTTTTGTACTTGTGGCTGTGATCATTGCGATGATCATCTTGTTTTTTTCTCTAAAAAATAATCCACAAAAATTGGTTAACATTGCATATACAACATCAAAAATTTTACCACTTGGAGATCGATATAATACAGCTGTAGCATTGGCACACTATATTTTACAAAACGACGATCAAGAACGAACGTTCTTGATTCTTTTGCAAAATAATATGGAATTGCGTCCCGGTGGCGGATATATCGGCTCATTTGCCATTGTGACGGTTAAAAATGGCGCTGTGGTCAAGAGTGCGGTGCATGATACGGCAAATTTTGACGGGAGGATCCCTGATGCTCTGGAGCCGCCATATCCGATGAAAGAAACGATGCATATTCCATCATGGAAACTGCGCGATAGTAATTGGATGCCTGATTTTCCAACAAATGCACGTGTTGCAGAAAATTTTTATACATTGGGCGGCGGTACGGAAAAATTTGATGGTGTGATTGCTGTCAATGCGACAATTCTTGACATGATTCTCGATGTTACCGGTCCGATTACGCTTGATGATTATCCGCATACGTTTAAAAGTGGCGATGCAATCATGACGTTGGAATATCAAGTTGAGAAAGGATATAAGGAGCAAGATATTGAAAAAGGTGATCGCAAGGTTATCATGGATGCATTGATGAAAGAAATTGTGCGTCGTGTTGCGGATGTCTCTGTACAAGAAAAGATTGGTTTGGTAAATATGTTCGTCCAATCGTTTGATAATAAAGACATACAAGTGTATCTCGATGATGAAAAAATGGCGCAGATGATCAGCGCAGTCAATTGGCAGGGATCTGTTGACGCAACATGGGATAAAGATTATTTGATGGTTGTTGATGCGAATCTGGCATCATATAAAACGGATCATGTTGTAAAGCGCAGTGTGGATTATGATATTGATCTTTCTGGTACGATTCCCCAAGCAGTGCTCACTGTTCATTATGAAAATACTGCAACACAAAAGGATTGGAAGACATACGATTATCAAACATATCTCAGGATATACACGCCAGAAGATACATGGTTTACAGAAGTACCACAATGCGTATTACCACCGCAATATGGATCAAAATATGGCAAACGATATGTAGGTTGTCTCGTGCAGGTGCCACTTGGGACAGAAAAAGATGTGGTTGTGCGATATAATTTGCCGATTGATATGAAGAATAAATATCCATATGATCTTAAAATTCAAAAACAATCCGGCGTACATGATGTGCCGGTTGCTGTCCACGTACATAATCCTGGATCAACGGTAGCAGATGAATATTCGTTTGTGATGGACATGGATACTACACTGTCTGAATTGAAGAAATAA
- the rpmF gene encoding 50S ribosomal protein L32, whose translation MAVPKQRHNVSRRERRRKHNISKIAVSTTQKCASCGEEKLPHRVCVSCGMYRGTQYKEVVKKVSA comes from the coding sequence ATGGCTGTTCCAAAGCAAAGACATAATGTTTCGCGTCGCGAGCGACGGCGCAAACACAATATTTCAAAAATTGCAGTAAGCACAACGCAAAAATGTGCTTCATGTGGCGAGGAGAAGTTGCCACATCGTGTATGTGTTTCGTGTGGCATGTATCGTGGGACACAATACAAAGAAGTGGTGAAAAAAGTGAGTGCATAA
- the nusB gene encoding transcription antitermination factor NusB has product MANRHLQRSIAMQSLFEWDFRGQEDDRVVMIVTHNCAEFAPGADNFAFVNALVSGTVEKIDDIDPLISKCAPEWPLEQIATVDRNILRLGTYELLFGNYDETPPKVAINEAIELAKTYGGDSSARFVNGVLGTIYREMGEPMKDDDASKAKQRRVKTKEKTT; this is encoded by the coding sequence ATGGCAAATCGACATCTCCAACGTTCAATCGCAATGCAAAGTCTTTTTGAATGGGATTTTCGCGGACAAGAAGATGATCGTGTTGTTATGATCGTGACACATAATTGTGCGGAGTTTGCACCCGGTGCGGACAATTTTGCTTTTGTAAATGCTCTTGTTTCCGGTACTGTGGAAAAAATTGATGATATTGATCCACTGATCTCCAAGTGTGCGCCAGAGTGGCCACTTGAGCAGATTGCTACAGTAGATCGAAATATTCTTCGTTTAGGCACGTATGAATTGCTCTTTGGTAATTATGATGAAACTCCGCCAAAAGTTGCGATCAATGAGGCTATTGAGCTTGCAAAGACCTACGGTGGCGATAGTAGTGCACGTTTTGTTAATGGTGTTTTAGGTACGATCTATCGTGAAATGGGTGAGCCAATGAAGGATGATGATGCATCAAAGGCCAAGCAACGTCGAGTGAAAACAAAAGAAAAAACAACATAA
- the rnc gene encoding ribonuclease III, translating to MMDIHAFSHTCGISIVNPDLFIEAMTHRSYLNENKNHKHPHNERLEFLGDAVLELIVTEYLFQNFHNPEGELTAWRAALVNGEMLAVVAHEIGIESFLLMSRGESKDTGKARNYLLANAIEAIIGAIYLDQGYDAAKEFITMHIIKHINEILEKKLYLDPKSFFQEKAQEAVNVTPHYKLISESGPDHDRVFIVGVYLSDEKVAEGSGRSKQEAQREAARIALEVKKWL from the coding sequence ATGATGGATATTCACGCTTTTTCACATACATGTGGGATTAGTATTGTTAATCCTGATCTTTTTATTGAGGCGATGACACATCGCTCATATCTCAATGAGAACAAAAATCACAAGCATCCGCACAATGAGCGCTTGGAGTTTCTGGGCGATGCTGTTTTGGAACTCATTGTGACGGAATATCTTTTTCAGAATTTTCACAATCCTGAAGGTGAATTGACGGCATGGCGCGCAGCACTCGTCAATGGAGAAATGCTTGCAGTCGTTGCGCATGAGATTGGCATTGAGAGTTTTTTGCTTATGAGTAGAGGAGAATCCAAGGATACAGGCAAGGCGCGTAATTACTTATTGGCAAATGCAATTGAGGCGATCATCGGAGCGATCTATTTGGACCAAGGATATGACGCGGCAAAAGAATTTATCACTATGCACATTATAAAGCATATTAATGAAATTTTAGAAAAAAAATTATATTTGGATCCAAAAAGCTTTTTCCAAGAAAAGGCGCAAGAAGCGGTAAATGTTACGCCACATTATAAATTGATCAGCGAGTCTGGGCCGGATCATGATCGTGTGTTTATTGTGGGCGTGTATCTGAGTGATGAAAAAGTGGCAGAAGGCAGTGGTAGAAGTAAACAAGAAGCACAGCGCGAAGCGGCACGTATTGCTTTGGAAGTTAAAAAATGGCTCTAG
- a CDS encoding rhodanese-like domain-containing protein: MKKTDKNIIVALAIIIVGLLVWTMTRYTTIKNEKDAKDDTMIETSTKSSDTEISNADETPAVKTVIPQIDAKELSTKILTDRAHMMIIDMRDRSLFDAGHIAGSYPINDIASTQLHDTIILVTATGDESTIISYYKDITPTNNTVFNLSGGIAQWTNNGYSLIAPTTEQTFANTSKVQFVEPRDVFMIIKNLEEMKKTVILDTRRPGNFATGHIAGSINIPFSELEYHYDTLPSGYKIFVYGANDTLSFEAGALLYDLNFINTKTIKGGFDAWEKYNYPVVK, from the coding sequence ATGAAAAAGACTGATAAAAACATTATCGTTGCACTTGCAATTATCATTGTAGGTCTTTTGGTGTGGACAATGACACGCTATACTACCATCAAAAATGAAAAAGATGCAAAAGATGACACAATGATCGAGACTAGCACAAAATCTTCTGACACAGAAATAAGCAATGCTGATGAAACCCCCGCTGTCAAAACCGTTATTCCACAGATCGATGCAAAGGAACTTTCCACAAAAATCCTTACAGATCGTGCACATATGATGATCATTGACATGCGCGACAGATCATTATTCGATGCCGGTCATATTGCGGGCAGCTATCCCATTAACGATATTGCGTCAACGCAATTGCATGACACGATCATACTCGTCACAGCTACCGGTGACGAGTCTACGATCATCTCCTACTATAAGGACATCACCCCGACCAATAATACGGTTTTTAATCTCTCTGGTGGCATTGCGCAATGGACAAATAACGGTTATTCCCTCATTGCACCAACAACGGAACAAACATTTGCAAACACAAGCAAAGTGCAGTTTGTAGAACCACGTGATGTTTTCATGATCATTAAAAATCTGGAAGAGATGAAAAAGACCGTCATCCTTGATACGCGACGTCCCGGTAATTTTGCGACAGGTCACATTGCAGGATCAATTAATATTCCCTTCTCTGAATTAGAATATCACTATGATACACTGCCAAGTGGCTATAAAATATTTGTTTATGGCGCAAATGACACCCTCAGCTTTGAAGCAGGTGCCCTCCTCTATGATCTCAATTTCATTAACACAAAAACAATAAAAGGTGGTTTTGACGCATGGGAAAAATACAACTATCCTGTCGTAAAATAA
- the fmt gene encoding methionyl-tRNA formyltransferase produces MSILEDIKKVKPKNITIDADTHESPVSVHEDISTENLQENPVSLLKDSDETQLQNAETSTPAETPLTQSPSPAEAPLPTQEKKPFPKKHTGTIKTIFMGTGEFASHILNEMLAHAKCNLAAVITQPEKKLGRKKTGINRALALNPVRDVAMQNNIPLIQPYKFDAETIDKIKSIAPDAIVVASYGKILPQEVLKIPKIGAINIHTSLLPKLRGSSPIQNALLLGYKETGVTIMRMDTGMDTGAIFAQEKVTIEDHEKADELTQKLSRVGAKLFIETCPKILDHSITPTEQDSAQATLCQMIDREDGHIQWTDTTEEIYNRYRALYPWPGIFGYWEVRESHIIRIKLRGIYPFTGELSDEQKDLLPGTVFIARDQLCIKTFDTAIILESIQPECKAVMPVYDFLNGYKDFEGAVLH; encoded by the coding sequence ATGAGCATATTAGAAGACATCAAAAAGGTTAAACCAAAAAACATCACTATTGATGCCGACACACACGAGTCGCCTGTGTCTGTGCACGAAGACATCTCAACAGAAAACCTCCAGGAAAACCCGGTCTCTCTTTTGAAAGATTCAGATGAGACGCAACTGCAAAATGCAGAGACTTCTACACCTGCCGAAACACCGCTGACGCAATCGCCCTCGCCGGCAGAAGCCCCTTTGCCAACACAAGAAAAGAAACCTTTTCCCAAAAAGCATACCGGCACGATCAAAACGATTTTTATGGGTACAGGAGAGTTTGCATCGCACATTCTCAATGAAATGCTTGCACATGCCAAATGCAATCTCGCAGCAGTCATAACACAGCCAGAAAAAAAACTTGGCAGAAAAAAAACCGGGATCAATCGTGCACTTGCCTTAAATCCTGTTCGAGATGTCGCCATGCAGAACAATATCCCTCTCATCCAACCATATAAGTTTGATGCAGAAACTATTGATAAAATAAAGAGCATCGCACCAGATGCGATCGTCGTTGCTTCTTATGGCAAAATATTACCGCAAGAAGTCCTTAAAATTCCTAAAATTGGCGCCATAAACATTCACACATCACTTCTTCCAAAACTACGCGGATCATCCCCAATTCAAAATGCTCTTCTCCTTGGATACAAAGAGACTGGTGTAACCATTATGCGCATGGATACTGGTATGGATACCGGTGCTATTTTTGCACAAGAGAAAGTGACGATTGAGGATCATGAAAAAGCAGATGAACTTACGCAAAAACTCTCTCGCGTTGGCGCAAAGTTGTTCATCGAAACATGCCCAAAAATCTTAGATCACTCCATCACACCGACGGAGCAGGATTCTGCGCAAGCAACACTCTGTCAAATGATCGACCGTGAAGACGGCCATATCCAATGGACTGATACAACGGAAGAGATCTACAATCGCTATCGCGCATTGTATCCGTGGCCTGGCATTTTTGGATATTGGGAGGTTCGAGAAAGCCACATCATCCGCATCAAGCTTCGTGGCATTTATCCCTTTACGGGCGAATTATCAGATGAACAAAAAGATCTTCTCCCAGGGACAGTATTTATTGCGCGTGACCAACTATGTATAAAAACCTTTGACACTGCGATCATCCTCGAATCAATCCAGCCGGAATGCAAAGCTGTCATGCCAGTATATGATTTTTTGAACGGATACAAAGATTTCGAAGGTGCTGTCCTTCACTAA
- the def gene encoding peptide deformylase has protein sequence MTHPKCQKFVAAILFDYSQKIRHNTGMLYHQKNAHSGNIIEIGDPVLGKKAASASDIGSAEMQGLITRMYEIMKLENGVGLAAPQINVSKQIAVIDLDGQQFTLINPKIITRSPEMIIFTEGCLSVPDQELPIIRHQKITVQYIDANGMKNKLKASALLAVVCQHEIDHLNGILITDRYAQQKAIREEINIS, from the coding sequence ATGACACACCCCAAATGTCAAAAATTCGTAGCCGCAATTCTTTTTGACTACAGTCAAAAAATACGTCATAATACAGGTATGTTATACCATCAGAAAAATGCCCACAGTGGCAATATTATAGAGATTGGTGATCCTGTTTTGGGCAAAAAGGCAGCGTCCGCGTCAGACATCGGAAGTGCTGAAATGCAAGGTCTTATCACGCGCATGTATGAGATCATGAAACTTGAGAACGGCGTCGGACTCGCGGCACCACAGATCAATGTGTCAAAACAAATCGCTGTGATCGATCTCGACGGCCAGCAGTTCACGCTGATCAATCCAAAGATCATCACACGATCGCCGGAAATGATCATCTTTACGGAGGGCTGTCTCAGTGTGCCCGATCAAGAATTACCGATCATCCGCCATCAAAAAATCACTGTACAGTACATTGATGCAAACGGGATGAAAAATAAACTAAAGGCCAGCGCCCTTCTCGCCGTTGTTTGCCAGCATGAGATCGACCATTTAAATGGTATATTGATCACCGATCGTTATGCTCAACAGAAGGCCATTCGTGAAGAAATAAATATTTCATAG